One genomic window of Caenorhabditis elegans chromosome I includes the following:
- the F27C1.11 gene encoding Doublecortin domain-containing protein (Confirmed by transcript evidence) — MPTTPTIPARIHASRLIHAFRTVSAKEVLFVLNGRGKFHRELINPMKMPTLDQLLEECSTRLEIAIHRLYTPQGKLITTVEEILSYDGLKIIACPRNERPYLNENSTKEKLPQILPKRYAPREAYSISEKKSSTGGSDPATSGNSSGNSIEKRQPLPSINNRYVSRRPQENGVSNSTTTTSPYVPKSYASKLKQTVPPTTKLNNKTTSKEVNKKPKKDTAMSSAESNKTKDSGKGTSLNNSQQSERHEKMTEKKAQMIREELRTNLKQQNHQNSSSDQYSEEDLIREAESDFEHDATGIQSGTSDEEEEEAATSNATSAAESAKKRSAHSSHRTPAQKTPSTSESDRLPSLSKSKMNQKQRRKTMSRQDTPYQATPSRQTTAATEASRLSTSGSSEPHSRYSSRPTTSSTAVREVSDDEDEDEKHDMMNGTIDEEDSGNEEVDDDDDESLRETPAIHTPDTRLPTSTSRKSTAGSARSFASESSRAWSRISGYSDKEQILPSDEEEDPYRDIGTAERERLGEAATKIQAAYKGYTVRKKHVQFLKEKERKEQEILDYEKQFIHYTFEVMLGNRFGLDFDTPLFFVLHGENGSSEKIYTQADDWLFLPSSCYDPESWILSSTRSLKLGVLTSIDVGHEQEGYGAGTFIDKIVITEDEKGAKECRRFYFQVEKWFDSGQVDGLIVRNIKVNSFLYLVSSTERGEGVVERKKETKGRWEFRLHTLNSDLGGTTSHLKIIGYGDENWLADDIPNDSLLRDPSQVPRIQVDFGNIGRLQKVRFEIQPAGDQPNYYLEYVEAQDLDTRERCVLMVNNWLLKEATPGYRKFQSFREIAIFSNNYYPASIRTFEGTVTFGDKSLIPPGDSPIILQLISQGKNHDDIPLDSSGYFPIVGTKMKNGTTSYGYKVELVTLDSLPRIRILPNVTDLGKDILDGLHLLKGVFDNMGDKGFLKEEDISVGEQLFIEEIVQKSGDHYPYVCTYIKSTIDVEENLSRGPFMKQIKPSSASSISTAKKLKKGEKKVVQETVNWQLTMSLEKSANHHHPIIPTVVLVTRDRQIFEMECEMETPEPRGSMMFLRYTLTTTNFGNPFKVRLSSEEDGPDVETHVHKMMLNELESKTCVFFKVSWELQAFETIEQECTYPDVGDNGSRDYEVHIRTLEGGGNFRPYINIIGDNGDTGHRPYAGVIDFNPENAMIMESIGAINLKELRNIEVWAKIGEPMNWKGNITIVTSDEKIYESEDLELSKNGQIALSPLIFVGVNEPVIDGESYI, encoded by the exons ATGCCTACTACTCCAACTATTCCCGCTCGTATTCATGCCTCTCGTCTTATCCACGCTTTCCGAACAGTTTCAGCCAAAgag GTGCTCTTTGTTCTCAATGGTCGTGGAAAATTCCATCGTGAACTGATTAATCCAATGAAAATGCCCACTTTGGATCAACTTTTGGAGGAGTGTTCCACACGTTTAgaa atagcaATTCATCGTCTCTATACTCCACAGGGAAAACTGATAACCACTGTTGAAGAAATTTTATCATACGATGGATTAAAA ATTATCGCATGTCCGAGAAATGAACGGCCATATTTGAATGAGAACTCGACAAAAGAAAAGCTTCCGCAAATCCTGCCAAAAAGATATGCTCCACGTGAAGCCTATTCTATATCAG AGAAGAAATCTTCCACCGGAGGTTCGGATCCTGCAACTTCGGGTAATTCTTCTGGAAATAGTATTGAGAAAAG ACAACCTCTCCCTTCAATCAATAATCGATATGTTTCACGAAGACCACAAGAAAACGGTGTATCAAATTCTACAACTACCACATCTCCCTATGTTCCAAAATCTTATGCATCGAAATTGAAACAAACGGTTCCTCCTACTACCAAATTGAACAATAAGACAACTTCTAAAGAAGTTaataaaaagccaaaaaaggATACTGCAATGTCAAGTGCAGAAAGTAATAAAACCAAAGATTCTGGAAAAGGAACTTCTTTGAATAATAGCCAACAATCTGAGAGACAtgaaaaaatgacagaaaa aaaagctcAAATGATTCGTGAAGAATTACgtacaaatttaaaacaacaaaatcatcaaaatagTAGTTCGGATCAATATTCGGAAGAGGATTTAATTCGAGAAGCAGAAAGTGATTTTGAACATGATG CAACTGGGATCCAAAGCGGAACAAgcgatgaagaagaagaagaagcagcaACATCAAATGCAACAAGTGCAGCTGAAAGTGCAAAGAAACGATCAGCTCATTCAAGTCATAGAACTCCAGCACAGAAAACACCATCTACTTCAGAATCTGACAGATTACCAAGTTTAtctaaatcaaaaatgaatcagAAACAACGGCGGAAAACTATGAGCCGACAGGATACTCCTTATCAAGCT ACGCCATCCCGTCAAACAACAGCAGCTACCGAAGCTTCTCGTCTCAGCACATCTGGATCATCAGAACCTCACTCGCGATATTCATCCCGACCGACAACATCCTCTACAGCTGTTCGTGAAGTTtcagatgatgaagatgaagatgaaaaaCATGATATGATGAATGGCACAATAGATGAAGAGGACTCTGGAAATGAGGAAGTTGATGACGATGACGACGAAAGTTTGAGAGAAACACCGGCAATCCATACACCTGATACAAGGTTGCCAACTTCTACATCAAGAAAATCTACAGCTGGTTCGGCTCGTAGTTTTGCGAGTGAAAGCTCCAGAGCGTGGAGTAGAATATCGGGTTATAGTGATAAG gagCAAATTCTCCCAtctgatgaagaagaagatccATATCGTGATATAGGTACTGCTGAACGGGAACGGCTTGGTGAAGCTGCCACAAAGATTCAGGCTGCATATAAAGGGTATACTGTTAGGAAGAAGCATGTTCAATTCTTGAAGGAGAAAGAACGGAAAGAACAAGAAATATTAGATTATGAGAAACAAT tcatacATTACACATTCGAAGTTATGTTAGGAAATCGATTTGGGTTGGATTTTGATACACCCTTATTTTTTGTGCTTCATGGAGAAAATGGGTCAAGTGAGAAGATTTACACGCAGGCT GACGATTGGTTGTTTTTGCCTAGTAGTTGTTATGATCCCGAGTCATGGATTTTATCAAGTACTCGATCTTTGAAATTAGGAGTGCTCACGAGTATAGATGTGGGTCACGAACAagagggttacg GAGCCGGAACTTTCATCGATAAAATTGTAATAACTGAAGATGAAAAGGGCGCGAAAGAGTGTagaagattttattttcaagttgaaaaatggtttgATAGTGGTCAAGTTGATGGATTAATTGTGAGAAATATCAAAGTGAATAGCTTTTTGTATTTGGTTTCATCTACGGAAAGAGGAGAAGGTGTTGTCGAACGGAAGAAGGAAACGA AGGGTCGTTGGGAATTCCGCCTGCATACTTTGAATTCAGATCTTGGAGGAACGACatctcatttgaaaattattggataCG GAGATGAGAATTGGCTAGCAGACGACATTCCGAATGATAGCCTTCTCCGTGATCCGTCTCAAGTTCCACGAATTCAAGTTGATTTCGGAAACATTGGACGGCTTCAAAAAGTTCGATTTGAAATTCAGCCAGCCGGTGATCAGCCTAACTATTATCTGGAATATGTTGAAGCTCAGGATCTTGACACAAGGGAACGATGTGTATTGAT gGTGAACAATTGGCTTCTGAAGGAAGCAACGCCGGGATATCGAAAGTTTCAGTCATTCAGGGAAATTGCCATCTTTTCGAACAATTATTATCCAGCTTCTA tCAGAACATTCGAAGGAACAGTTACATTTGGTGATAAGTCACTTATTCCACCTGGTGACTCTCCAATCATTCTGCAATTAATTTCGCAAGGAAAAAATCATGATGATATTCCATTGGATTCTTCTGGATATTTTCCAATTGTgggaacaaaaatgaaaaatggaacCACC AGCTATGGATACAAAGTTGAATTGGTCACTCTTGATTCTCTGCCAAGAATTAGAATTCTTCCCAATGTCACTGATCTTG gaaaagatATTCTTGATGGACTTCATCTTTTAAAAGGGGTTTTTGACAACATGGGCGACAAGGGGTTTTTAAAAGAAGAGGATATTTCCGTGGGAGAACAG ctttttatcGAGGAAATAGTCCAAAAATCCGGTGATCATTACCCTTACGTATGTACATACATAAAATCCACAATCGATGTTGAGGAGAATTTGAGCCGAGGCCCATTTATGAAACAGATAAAGCCAAGTA GCGCCAGTTCAATTTCGACAgcgaaaaagttgaagaaaggCGAGAAGAAGGTAGTACAGGAGACAGTGAATTGGCAGTTAACTATGAGTTTG gaaaaatctgccaatcatcatcatccaaTAATTCCAACAGTTGTACTGGTGACCAGAgatcgacaaatttttgaaatggaatgTGAAATGGAAACCCCAGAGCCTCGAGGTTCAATGATGTTTTTAAGATATAcg TTAACTACTACAAACTTTGGAAATCCGTTTAAAGTTCGATTATCAAGTGAGGAAGATGGTCCAGATGTAGAAACCCATGTTCATAAG ATGATGCTCAACGAGCTGGAGTCGAAAACTTGcgtgtttttcaaagtttcatggGAACTGCAAGCATTTGAAACGATTGAGCAGGAGTGCACATATCCAGATGTTGGAGATAATGGAA GCCGCGATTATGAAGTACACATTCGAACCTTGGAAGGCGGCGGAAACTTCCGACCGTACATTAATATAATCGGAGACAACGGAGATACCGGACACAGACCATATGCAGGAGTAATTGATTTTAATCCAGAAAAT gcaatgaTAATGGAAAGTATTGGAGCTATCAATCTGAAAGAGTTGCGGAACATAGAAGTATGGGCCAAAATTGGAGAg CCCATGAATTGGAAGGGAAATATTACAATAGTTACATCGGATGAAAAGATTTATGAGTCAGAAGATTT agaaTTATCGAAAAACGGGCAAATCGCATTATCCCCATTGATATTTGTTGGAGTGAATGAGCCGGTTATTGATGGTGAAAGTTACATTTAG
- the F27C1.1 gene encoding Ovule protein (Confirmed by transcript evidence) produces MVKKITVYTAFGQFLKMVELQMEQEMEKMNEIETDKLPIDHQLSDYQNNIESGNDRQVQSCPVDVSIPKEVMKCASCPLLCFNCSVQMPVSPVPTTIESRKINETTQLMMEFWKIVASKSEEEKLPSLFENVEGLFSVPFSTFGTWDDDTLSGVTSLNFEKSDEQLSEQDDDKTTVWSSNFPSAHVLTVYENSEQKTDEMADDEMSDTTSSFLSTLSTTMSAQVPALHLLQRVQLQRSVIKKQKKIIDSFSELQNLNKKLADLRKKHRD; encoded by the exons ATGGTCAAGAAGATCACTGTCTACACGGCTTTTGGACAATTTCTCAAGATGGTCGAACTGCAAATGGAGCAGGAAATGGAGAAAATGAATGAGATTGAGACTGATAAACTTCCGATTGATCATCAATTGAGTGACTATCAGAATAACATCGAATCg GGAAATGATCGTCAAGTTCAATCATGCCCAGTTGATGTGTCTATTCCAAAAGAAGTCATGAAGTGTGCAAGCTGTCCTTTGCTATGCTTCAATTGCTCAGTTCAAATGCCTGTCTCACCCGTTCCAACAACAATCGAATCCCGTAAGATCAACGAGACTACTCAATTGATGATGGAATTTTGGAAGATTGTTGCTTCAAAGTCTGAAGAGGAAAAGCTCCCATCACTATTCGAAAATGTTGAGGGACTGTTTTCTGTcccattttcaacttttggaaCGTGGGATGATGACACCCTGTCTGGTGTCACATcgcttaattttgaaaagtctgaTGAACAACTCTCCGAGCAAGATGATGACAAAACCACTGTTTGGAGTTCTAATTTCCCATCGGCTCATGTTTTAACAGTCTATGAGAATTCTGAACAGAAGACGGATGAAATGGCCGATGATG AAATGTCGGACACAACTTCATCTTTTCTTTCTACTCTTTCCACAACAATGAGTGCTCAAGTGCCGGCGCTTCATCTTCTTCAGAGAGTTCAATTGCAAAGATCAGTTATCAAGAAGCAGAAAAAGATTATTGACAGTTTCAGTGAACTTCAGAATCTTAACAAGAAGCTGGCTGATCTTCGCAAAAAGCACAGAGATTGA
- the F27C1.13 gene encoding Doublecortin domain-containing protein (Confirmed by transcript evidence), with translation MENGQKTKEESQPSTSALPAEPRNGTIKIYENPARTFTRPYSAKNITIYKENDTFYTGHRVPVSNHRYKTLDVLMDDLNRTMYLPYGVRTITTPMGRTIITSLDQFQHLGKYVASSSNPPKGVDLEKIQEKYSASLRRNPQRTTAGGQSYWVSYENFSF, from the exons atggaaaatggccaaaaaaccAAGGAAGAGTCCCAACCGTCGACATCTGCT ctcccCGCCGAGCCCAGAAATggaacaataaaaatatatgaaaaccCGGCGAGAACATTTACAAGACCATACTCTGCCAAAAATATTACTATCTACAAGGAAAATGATACATTTTACACG GGTCACCGTGTTCCAGTCTCAAATCATCGGTACAAAACGTTGGATGTTCTCATGGATGATCTCAATCGTACAATGTATTTACCATATGGA GTCCGTACCATCACGACCCCGATGGGCAGAACCATCATCACTAGTTTAGACCAGTTTCAACATCTCGGAAA ATACGTTGCATCATCATCAAACCCTCCAAAAGGTGTGGATTTGGAAaagattcaagaaaaatattcagcTAGTTTGAGACGAAATCCGCAAAGAACAACAGCTGGCGGACAATCGTATTGGGTgagttatgaaaatttttcattttga
- the F27C1.11 gene encoding Doublecortin domain-containing protein (Confirmed by transcript evidence) translates to MPTTPTIPARIHASRLIHAFRTVSAKEVLFVLNGRGKFHRELINPMKMPTLDQLLEECSTRLEIAIHRLYTPQGKLITTVEEILSYDGLKIIACPRNERPYLNENSTKEKLPQILPKRYAPREAYSISEKKSSTGGSDPATSGNSSGNSIEKRQPLPSINNRYVSRRPQENGVSNSTTTTSPYVPKSYASKLKQTVPPTTKLNNKTTSKEVNKKPKKDTAMSSAESNKTKDSGKGTSLNNSQQSERHEKMTEKKAQMIREELRTNLKQQNHQNSSSDQYSEEDLIREAESDFEHDATGIQSGTSDEEEEEAATSNATSAAESAKKRSAHSSHRTPAQKTPSTSESDRLPSLSKSKMNQKQRRKTMSRQDTPYQATPSRQTTAATEASRLSTSGSSEPHSRYSSRPTTSSTAVREVSDDEDEDEKHDMMNGTIDEEDSGNEEVDDDDDESLRETPAIHTPDTRLPTSTSRKSTAGSARSFASESSRAWSRISGYSDKEQILPSDEEEDPYRDIGTAERERLGEAATKIQAAYKGYTVRKKHVQFLKEKERKEQEILDYEKQFIHYTFEVMLGNRFGLDFDTPLFFVLHGENGSSEKIYTQADDWLFLPSSCYDPESWILSSTRSLKLGVLTSIDVGHEQEGYGAGTFIDKIVITEDEKGAKECRRFYFQVEKWFDSGQVDGLIVRNIKVNSFLYLVSSTERGEGVVERKKETKGRWEFRLHTLNSDLGGTTSHLKIIGYGDENWLADDIPNDSLLRDPSQVPRIQVDFGNIGRLQKVRFEIQPAGDQPNYYLEYVEAQDLDTRERCVLMVNNWLLKEATPGYRKFQSFREIAIFSNNYYPASIRTFEGTVTFGDKSLIPPGDSPIILQLISQGKNHDDIPLDSSGYFPIVGTKMKNGTTSYGYKVELVTLDSLPRIRILPNVTDLGKDILDGLHLLKGVFDNMGDKGFLKEEDISVGEQLFIEEIVQKSGDHYPYVCTYIKSTIDVEENLSRGPFMKQIKPSKHSGASSISTAKKLKKGEKKVVQETVNWQLTMSLEKSANHHHPIIPTVVLVTRDRQIFEMECEMETPEPRGSMMFLRYTLTTTNFGNPFKVRLSSEEDGPDVETHVHKMMLNELESKTCVFFKVSWELQAFETIEQECTYPDVGDNGSRDYEVHIRTLEGGGNFRPYINIIGDNGDTGHRPYAGVIDFNPENAMIMESIGAINLKELRNIEVWAKIGEPMNWKGNITIVTSDEKIYESEDLELSKNGQIALSPLIFVGVNEPVIDGESYI, encoded by the exons ATGCCTACTACTCCAACTATTCCCGCTCGTATTCATGCCTCTCGTCTTATCCACGCTTTCCGAACAGTTTCAGCCAAAgag GTGCTCTTTGTTCTCAATGGTCGTGGAAAATTCCATCGTGAACTGATTAATCCAATGAAAATGCCCACTTTGGATCAACTTTTGGAGGAGTGTTCCACACGTTTAgaa atagcaATTCATCGTCTCTATACTCCACAGGGAAAACTGATAACCACTGTTGAAGAAATTTTATCATACGATGGATTAAAA ATTATCGCATGTCCGAGAAATGAACGGCCATATTTGAATGAGAACTCGACAAAAGAAAAGCTTCCGCAAATCCTGCCAAAAAGATATGCTCCACGTGAAGCCTATTCTATATCAG AGAAGAAATCTTCCACCGGAGGTTCGGATCCTGCAACTTCGGGTAATTCTTCTGGAAATAGTATTGAGAAAAG ACAACCTCTCCCTTCAATCAATAATCGATATGTTTCACGAAGACCACAAGAAAACGGTGTATCAAATTCTACAACTACCACATCTCCCTATGTTCCAAAATCTTATGCATCGAAATTGAAACAAACGGTTCCTCCTACTACCAAATTGAACAATAAGACAACTTCTAAAGAAGTTaataaaaagccaaaaaaggATACTGCAATGTCAAGTGCAGAAAGTAATAAAACCAAAGATTCTGGAAAAGGAACTTCTTTGAATAATAGCCAACAATCTGAGAGACAtgaaaaaatgacagaaaa aaaagctcAAATGATTCGTGAAGAATTACgtacaaatttaaaacaacaaaatcatcaaaatagTAGTTCGGATCAATATTCGGAAGAGGATTTAATTCGAGAAGCAGAAAGTGATTTTGAACATGATG CAACTGGGATCCAAAGCGGAACAAgcgatgaagaagaagaagaagcagcaACATCAAATGCAACAAGTGCAGCTGAAAGTGCAAAGAAACGATCAGCTCATTCAAGTCATAGAACTCCAGCACAGAAAACACCATCTACTTCAGAATCTGACAGATTACCAAGTTTAtctaaatcaaaaatgaatcagAAACAACGGCGGAAAACTATGAGCCGACAGGATACTCCTTATCAAGCT ACGCCATCCCGTCAAACAACAGCAGCTACCGAAGCTTCTCGTCTCAGCACATCTGGATCATCAGAACCTCACTCGCGATATTCATCCCGACCGACAACATCCTCTACAGCTGTTCGTGAAGTTtcagatgatgaagatgaagatgaaaaaCATGATATGATGAATGGCACAATAGATGAAGAGGACTCTGGAAATGAGGAAGTTGATGACGATGACGACGAAAGTTTGAGAGAAACACCGGCAATCCATACACCTGATACAAGGTTGCCAACTTCTACATCAAGAAAATCTACAGCTGGTTCGGCTCGTAGTTTTGCGAGTGAAAGCTCCAGAGCGTGGAGTAGAATATCGGGTTATAGTGATAAG gagCAAATTCTCCCAtctgatgaagaagaagatccATATCGTGATATAGGTACTGCTGAACGGGAACGGCTTGGTGAAGCTGCCACAAAGATTCAGGCTGCATATAAAGGGTATACTGTTAGGAAGAAGCATGTTCAATTCTTGAAGGAGAAAGAACGGAAAGAACAAGAAATATTAGATTATGAGAAACAAT tcatacATTACACATTCGAAGTTATGTTAGGAAATCGATTTGGGTTGGATTTTGATACACCCTTATTTTTTGTGCTTCATGGAGAAAATGGGTCAAGTGAGAAGATTTACACGCAGGCT GACGATTGGTTGTTTTTGCCTAGTAGTTGTTATGATCCCGAGTCATGGATTTTATCAAGTACTCGATCTTTGAAATTAGGAGTGCTCACGAGTATAGATGTGGGTCACGAACAagagggttacg GAGCCGGAACTTTCATCGATAAAATTGTAATAACTGAAGATGAAAAGGGCGCGAAAGAGTGTagaagattttattttcaagttgaaaaatggtttgATAGTGGTCAAGTTGATGGATTAATTGTGAGAAATATCAAAGTGAATAGCTTTTTGTATTTGGTTTCATCTACGGAAAGAGGAGAAGGTGTTGTCGAACGGAAGAAGGAAACGA AGGGTCGTTGGGAATTCCGCCTGCATACTTTGAATTCAGATCTTGGAGGAACGACatctcatttgaaaattattggataCG GAGATGAGAATTGGCTAGCAGACGACATTCCGAATGATAGCCTTCTCCGTGATCCGTCTCAAGTTCCACGAATTCAAGTTGATTTCGGAAACATTGGACGGCTTCAAAAAGTTCGATTTGAAATTCAGCCAGCCGGTGATCAGCCTAACTATTATCTGGAATATGTTGAAGCTCAGGATCTTGACACAAGGGAACGATGTGTATTGAT gGTGAACAATTGGCTTCTGAAGGAAGCAACGCCGGGATATCGAAAGTTTCAGTCATTCAGGGAAATTGCCATCTTTTCGAACAATTATTATCCAGCTTCTA tCAGAACATTCGAAGGAACAGTTACATTTGGTGATAAGTCACTTATTCCACCTGGTGACTCTCCAATCATTCTGCAATTAATTTCGCAAGGAAAAAATCATGATGATATTCCATTGGATTCTTCTGGATATTTTCCAATTGTgggaacaaaaatgaaaaatggaacCACC AGCTATGGATACAAAGTTGAATTGGTCACTCTTGATTCTCTGCCAAGAATTAGAATTCTTCCCAATGTCACTGATCTTG gaaaagatATTCTTGATGGACTTCATCTTTTAAAAGGGGTTTTTGACAACATGGGCGACAAGGGGTTTTTAAAAGAAGAGGATATTTCCGTGGGAGAACAG ctttttatcGAGGAAATAGTCCAAAAATCCGGTGATCATTACCCTTACGTATGTACATACATAAAATCCACAATCGATGTTGAGGAGAATTTGAGCCGAGGCCCATTTATGAAACAGATAAAGCCAAGTA AACACTCAGGCGCCAGTTCAATTTCGACAgcgaaaaagttgaagaaaggCGAGAAGAAGGTAGTACAGGAGACAGTGAATTGGCAGTTAACTATGAGTTTG gaaaaatctgccaatcatcatcatccaaTAATTCCAACAGTTGTACTGGTGACCAGAgatcgacaaatttttgaaatggaatgTGAAATGGAAACCCCAGAGCCTCGAGGTTCAATGATGTTTTTAAGATATAcg TTAACTACTACAAACTTTGGAAATCCGTTTAAAGTTCGATTATCAAGTGAGGAAGATGGTCCAGATGTAGAAACCCATGTTCATAAG ATGATGCTCAACGAGCTGGAGTCGAAAACTTGcgtgtttttcaaagtttcatggGAACTGCAAGCATTTGAAACGATTGAGCAGGAGTGCACATATCCAGATGTTGGAGATAATGGAA GCCGCGATTATGAAGTACACATTCGAACCTTGGAAGGCGGCGGAAACTTCCGACCGTACATTAATATAATCGGAGACAACGGAGATACCGGACACAGACCATATGCAGGAGTAATTGATTTTAATCCAGAAAAT gcaatgaTAATGGAAAGTATTGGAGCTATCAATCTGAAAGAGTTGCGGAACATAGAAGTATGGGCCAAAATTGGAGAg CCCATGAATTGGAAGGGAAATATTACAATAGTTACATCGGATGAAAAGATTTATGAGTCAGAAGATTT agaaTTATCGAAAAACGGGCAAATCGCATTATCCCCATTGATATTTGTTGGAGTGAATGAGCCGGTTATTGATGGTGAAAGTTACATTTAG